In Cucurbita pepo subsp. pepo cultivar mu-cu-16 chromosome LG04, ASM280686v2, whole genome shotgun sequence, the following are encoded in one genomic region:
- the LOC111792585 gene encoding RING-H2 finger protein ATL40-like, producing the protein MNVWQFPYFFSKKFHSHFNFSFTLNTNIQSPLYSLSFLLIPILISLPLLSLSLFFLSLQSEAHLMSASSFDGGDSPFWVDHRPNRNPYNLNNRIMLTAIISLSLVVLLVIALHIYARYALRRHARRQAVLRRQAALRHLGILALVDSSDLPRPPRHSGLDPLVMASLPVVVFKHQLENPAAVECAVCLCAVEDGEEARVLPNCKHTFHLECIDKWFGLHSTCPICRTEAAPMIRPEPREAPVAESGGGSSSRLSSFRRILSRERSSRRIQPCVRENGNDDVQDLERQQTSMVFKDHGESFYLDGNLQFP; encoded by the coding sequence ATGAATGTTTGGCAGTTCCCTTATTTCTTCTCCAAGAAATTTCATTcccattttaatttctctttcaCACTTAACACCAACATCCAATCCCCATTAtattccctttcttttctgcTAATTcccattttaatttctcttcctctcctctctctctctctcttctttctctcactACAATCAGAGGCACACCTCATGTCCGCCTCCTCCTTCGACGGCGGCGACTCCCCCTTTTGGGTGGATCACCGCCCTAACCGGAACCCATACAATTTAAACAACAGAATTATGCTCACCGCCATCATTTCCCTTTCTCTTGTCGTCCTTCTCGTCATTGCCCTTCACATTTACGCCCGTTACGCCCTCCGTCGTCACGCCCGACGCCAAGCCGTTCTCCGCCGCCAAGCCGCTCTCCGCCACCTTGGAATCCTCGCCCTCGTTGACTCCAGCGACCTTCCGCGACCGCCGCGGCACTCCGGCCTCGACCCCCTTGTCATGGCGTCTCTGCCAGTCGTCGTTTTCAAACACCAATTGGAAAACCCAGCTGCCGTAGAGTGCGCCGTGTGTTTGTGCGCCGTCGAGGACGGCGAGGAAGCGAGAGTTTTACCCAATTGTAAACATACTTTCCATTTGGAATGTATTGATAAATGGTTTGGGTTGCATTCCACGTGTCCAATTTGCCGGACGGAGGCGGCGCCGATGATTCGGCCGGAACCCCGGGAGGCTCCGGTGGCGGAGAGCGGTGGTGGGTCAAGCTCCCGATTGAGTTCATTTAGACGGATTCTAAGTAGAGAAAGGTCTTCAAGAAGAATTCAACCTTGTGTTCGCGAAAATGGAAACGACGACGTTCAAGACTTGGAGAGGCAGCAAACATCAAt
- the LOC111792122 gene encoding transcription factor TCP10-like — translation MKSSAAAEIVPVQGGHIIRSTARKDRHSKVFTAKGPRDRRVRLSAHTAIRFYDVQDQLGYDRPSKAVDWLIKKAKFAIDKLRELPPYSPIANGFADPNRKTGETETESSELQSAVGHFAPSLEPFFPTTSATTSINFQGYPVDLILTPTGPPRDLALSLHNFHDSRLIPSEQNANSSPGNYQRLIGDSIPAGYEGGDAGLWLQQPLMGQNSTAAFSQVPMHGWSNQIRQSAGHGGRFEGPSEFCTPSRIRGEGVEDGVVSGSHSSSPNYHR, via the coding sequence ATGAAATCCAGTGCCGCCGCCGAGATTGTTCCGGTCCAAGGTGGCCATATCATCCGCTCCACCGCCCGGAAAGACCGCCATAGCAAGGTCTTCACCGCCAAAGGCCCTCGCGACCGCCGGGTCAGATTGTCGGCTCACACCGCCATCCGATTCTACGACGTGCAAGACCAGTTGGGTTATGATCGGCCCAGTAAAGCCGTCGATTGGCTAATCAAGAAGGCTAAATTCGCCATTGACAAGCTTCGAGAGCTTCCTCCTTATTCCCCTATTGCCAATGGCTTCGCTGACCCAAATCGGAAAACAGGGGAAACGGAAACAGAGTCCTCTGAGTTACAATCCGCCGTCGGACACTTTGCTCCGTCGCTTGAACCATTCTTTCCGACGACCTCTGCCACCACTTCCATCAATTTCCAGGGCTATCCGGTGGATTTGATTCTGACACCCACTGGCCCACCTCGAGATCTCGCCCTATCTCTCCATAATTTTCACGATTCACGCTTAATTCCGTCGGAGCAAAATGCAAACTCTTCGCCGGGAAATTACCAACGGCTCATCGGTGATTCGATTCCGGCAGGGTACGAAGGAGGCGACGCCGGGCTGTGGCTGCAGCAACCATTGATGGGGCAAAATTCGACGGCGGCGTTTTCCCAGGTTCCGATGCATGGTTGGAGTAATCAAATTCGTCAGTCGGCTGGGCACGGCGGCCGATTCGAGGGCCCGTCGGAGTTCTGTACGCCGTCACGGATTCGAGGTGAAGGTGTGGAAGACGGCGTCGTTTCGGGGAGTCATTCGTCGTCTCCGAATTATCACCGGtag